A window from Lampris incognitus isolate fLamInc1 chromosome 5, fLamInc1.hap2, whole genome shotgun sequence encodes these proteins:
- the LOC130112867 gene encoding uncharacterized protein LOC130112867 isoform X1, whose amino-acid sequence MMSDPVQTTSDSLCKLVRWAHSHGTICTLIPSLQRLTHRSYGSVLTTDACPYGNDVAVAMWGCGAGHAYHWPMGYRGSSSGASANNNQDQNRFVGGRSTNEEAVKESFDLSCSEPASEAEEFSSRLFDMAGCDSSATDDDGDYEPRQSRKRGEALGAGTPVGSGGGQTKRFKQEVTSEEDCNIVANVAHGELTDIKTLPASQATHIQNSQMTHTLSAQKSPHSCSQPQLIAQLGEQGETLGCEGAVDSDVDLLGKGNGCSAETTDKTVGGISELDRLCALLCAERSRNNQLSETISDLRRDKELLQCELTKKAELICDFLQDQVRPEKNRPHSSSQMEPGSTHKTSDDVTPFDSPALFDSFEEVELHPLEPRRALKSKRSRDGENTRVRMKNVVGVIARYMAALQEFRRSVSMKVAFDRVGVDRNTISRTAAIAELSLAAPEVFHALKPWDEKEETLAHYAHRCRQAMDDNIKAKIKTMKAKGDLLPIVSK is encoded by the exons ATGATGTCTGACCCGGTCCAGACAACCTCTGACAGTTTGTGTAAACTGGTCCGCTGGGCTCACAGTCACGGTACAATCTGCACCCTCATACCAAGCCTGCAGCGTCTCACTCACCGTTCCTATGGCAGTGTCCTCACCACAGATGCCTGTCCCTATGGCAACGATGTTGCTGTTGCCATGTGGGGCTGCGGAGCCGGACACGCCTACCACTGGCCCATGGGTTACCGTGGAAGCAGTTCGGGGGCCTCAGCCAATAATAACCAAGATCAGAATAGGTTTGTCGGTGGTCGTTCGACAAACGAG GAGGCAGTTAAGGAGTCATTTGACCTGTCCTGCAGCGAACCAGCATCTGAGGCAGAGGAGTTTAGCAGCCGCCTTTTTGACATGGCTGGCTGTGATTCATCAGCCACAGATGACGATGGCGACTATGAGCCTCGTCAGTCCAGGAAGAGGGGGGAGGCACTAGGGGCTGGGACTCCAGTGGGTTCAGGTGGTGGACAAACCAAGAGGTTTAAACAAGAAGTGACCTCAGAGGAGGATTGCAACATTGTGGCGAACGTGGCACATGGCGAGCTCACAGACATCAAAACTTTGCCGGCTAGCCaggcaacacacatccaaaactcaCAAATGACACACACCCTTTCCGCTCAAAAGTCCCCTCACTCCTGCTCCCAGCCCCAGCTGATTGCTCAGCTCGGAGAGCAAGGAGAGACACTTGGGTGTGAGGGGGCAGTAGACTCTGACGTGGACCTGTTAGGAAAGGGAAATGGCTGCTCTGCAGAGACCACAGACAAGACTGTAG GAGGTATTTCTGAGCTGGATCGTCTGTGTGCGTTACTTTGTGCGGAGCGAAGCCGAAACAATCAGCTCAGTGAGACGATCAGCGATTTGAGACGAGACAAAGAGCTGCTTCAGTGTGAACTCACCAAGAAGGCGGAGCTTATCTGTGACTTCCTGCAGGACCAAGTACGCCCAG AGAAGAACCGGCCTCATTCCTCCAGTCAAATGGAACCAGGAAGTACTCACAAGACTTCTGATGATGTGACGCCATTCGATTCGCCAGCACTATTTGACTCATTTGAAGAGGTCGAGCTTCACCCTTTGGAGCCACGCAGAGCCTTGAAGAGCAAGAGGAGCCGTGACGGAGAAAATACTCGAGTTAGGA TGAAGAACGTGGTTGGTGTGATTGCCCGCTACATGGCCGCCCTCCAGGAGTTCAGGCGCAGTGTTTCCATGAAGGTCGCCTTTGACCGAGTTGGCGTGGACCGCAATACCATTTCCCGCACAGCCGCCATTGCTGAGCTTAGCCTGGCGGCGCCGGAGGTTTTCCACGCGCTGAAACCATGGGATGAGAAAGAAGAGACACTGGCGCATTATGCCCACCGGTGCCGACAGGCCATGGACGATAACATCAAGGCCAAGATCAAAACCATGAAGGCCAAAGGAGATTTGTTACCCATCGTGTCCAAATGA
- the LOC130112867 gene encoding uncharacterized protein LOC130112867 isoform X2 yields MWGCGAGHAYHWPMGYRGSSSGASANNNQDQNRFVGGRSTNEEAVKESFDLSCSEPASEAEEFSSRLFDMAGCDSSATDDDGDYEPRQSRKRGEALGAGTPVGSGGGQTKRFKQEVTSEEDCNIVANVAHGELTDIKTLPASQATHIQNSQMTHTLSAQKSPHSCSQPQLIAQLGEQGETLGCEGAVDSDVDLLGKGNGCSAETTDKTVGGISELDRLCALLCAERSRNNQLSETISDLRRDKELLQCELTKKAELICDFLQDQVRPEKNRPHSSSQMEPGSTHKTSDDVTPFDSPALFDSFEEVELHPLEPRRALKSKRSRDGENTRVRMKNVVGVIARYMAALQEFRRSVSMKVAFDRVGVDRNTISRTAAIAELSLAAPEVFHALKPWDEKEETLAHYAHRCRQAMDDNIKAKIKTMKAKGDLLPIVSK; encoded by the exons ATGTGGGGCTGCGGAGCCGGACACGCCTACCACTGGCCCATGGGTTACCGTGGAAGCAGTTCGGGGGCCTCAGCCAATAATAACCAAGATCAGAATAGGTTTGTCGGTGGTCGTTCGACAAACGAG GAGGCAGTTAAGGAGTCATTTGACCTGTCCTGCAGCGAACCAGCATCTGAGGCAGAGGAGTTTAGCAGCCGCCTTTTTGACATGGCTGGCTGTGATTCATCAGCCACAGATGACGATGGCGACTATGAGCCTCGTCAGTCCAGGAAGAGGGGGGAGGCACTAGGGGCTGGGACTCCAGTGGGTTCAGGTGGTGGACAAACCAAGAGGTTTAAACAAGAAGTGACCTCAGAGGAGGATTGCAACATTGTGGCGAACGTGGCACATGGCGAGCTCACAGACATCAAAACTTTGCCGGCTAGCCaggcaacacacatccaaaactcaCAAATGACACACACCCTTTCCGCTCAAAAGTCCCCTCACTCCTGCTCCCAGCCCCAGCTGATTGCTCAGCTCGGAGAGCAAGGAGAGACACTTGGGTGTGAGGGGGCAGTAGACTCTGACGTGGACCTGTTAGGAAAGGGAAATGGCTGCTCTGCAGAGACCACAGACAAGACTGTAG GAGGTATTTCTGAGCTGGATCGTCTGTGTGCGTTACTTTGTGCGGAGCGAAGCCGAAACAATCAGCTCAGTGAGACGATCAGCGATTTGAGACGAGACAAAGAGCTGCTTCAGTGTGAACTCACCAAGAAGGCGGAGCTTATCTGTGACTTCCTGCAGGACCAAGTACGCCCAG AGAAGAACCGGCCTCATTCCTCCAGTCAAATGGAACCAGGAAGTACTCACAAGACTTCTGATGATGTGACGCCATTCGATTCGCCAGCACTATTTGACTCATTTGAAGAGGTCGAGCTTCACCCTTTGGAGCCACGCAGAGCCTTGAAGAGCAAGAGGAGCCGTGACGGAGAAAATACTCGAGTTAGGA TGAAGAACGTGGTTGGTGTGATTGCCCGCTACATGGCCGCCCTCCAGGAGTTCAGGCGCAGTGTTTCCATGAAGGTCGCCTTTGACCGAGTTGGCGTGGACCGCAATACCATTTCCCGCACAGCCGCCATTGCTGAGCTTAGCCTGGCGGCGCCGGAGGTTTTCCACGCGCTGAAACCATGGGATGAGAAAGAAGAGACACTGGCGCATTATGCCCACCGGTGCCGACAGGCCATGGACGATAACATCAAGGCCAAGATCAAAACCATGAAGGCCAAAGGAGATTTGTTACCCATCGTGTCCAAATGA